The genomic interval ATTGATGCTCAACAAGTTGCCTGCCTGCTCAGATGTCCCGTGTTCTTTGATGCCACGCTGATGGCTTCCCGGGATCACCTGCATGCAGCCGTTCCCTGTATCGCTGTCATCTATGGCATACCAAGCAGTGATCGCATCCGGCGGTTCAAGCCCCCAATACGTCACATCTTGATGCCACGCTACGAACTTGTCGCGGGGACCGTACTTGCAGAAGAAATGCGTGGCTAACAGCATCACATCCGGACCGATAAGTGACTCAATGACCTCCACGATTTTTGGATGTGTCGCGAGTTCCCAGATAAATTGATAGTCGAAATGCCAATCAACAAGACCGATTTCACATTTCTCTGTCCCGACTTCTGCTTCCAACGCATTGTAGGCTTGCCGATGACGGGTCGCTTCATCTTCATCAGAAATACGGATACCGGTCAAAAATCCGTTTTTTCGGTACTTGTCAGCAAGTTTTCCGTTTGTGGTTTCCATGTTTAATTATTCCTTGCGGTTCGGTCAGGGAGTTAGGACATTTCCGGAAGCTTGCACTGGCGGAACCATTGTGAATCTTCCGGGGGCGATTCTTCTGGCGTCTTCATCGTCTCAAAGGTTTTCAAAGCCGGTGATACGGTTTCAGTCCATATCTGTTCGACTTCCTCAAAAGTTACAGGCTGGCGTTCGGTAATGCCCAGTTGTTCGTAAGCCGTTAGCAATTCCTGCACCTTTCCTCCGAGCCACTCAACCTCATCGTTAACCATACGTTCACCGATACGGCGATCTGATTCAAAGGCATTTGCACCCATCGCAAAGTGCGGTCCCTGTGCGTCCGTCGCAGGCATCCGCGACATATCAACACAGTCCGGTTCCAATGCCCATAGCAGTGAGGTCTCGACTCTACCGGCATGGTCTCCACCGTCGCCCTGGTGATCAAATCCGGGTGTGTTTGCCTCGAAATCGGGAAGTCCGTAGAGTCGCATAGCGAAGTGCGGTTGAATTAGAGATAGGAGGGTCTTGAGGTCCTGCCAATTCGGACCGTAGTGCCCTGTGAGGAAAATAGCGGCGTGGAATCCGAGGGCATCGGCAGCACGGACATGATAGCAAACGTTTTTGAAGTGTTGCCACGCCGGCATAGCGGTGAGCCAACTGCGGACTTCACCAACACTCCGATATGCCCAGTTCGCATACATACCGTGTTCATGGATATGCCAATAGTCGGGTGGCGCGACAATACCGCCATGGGTTCGCGCCGCACGACAAGCGATCGCATGTGCCTTGAGCGCATCCAAGCCTACCGTATTTTGTGGTCCATGTGGCTCGCAAAGTCCATACGTGAAATAGACAGCGGGACATTCGTTGAATGCGGCTTCTAATTGATCCGGGAACATCCGTTCCCAGCGTACCTCTTTTTGCATTAGGTGTACCTCTAATAAACATGTCACGATTCGGAGATCGCTCCTACATTCGTTTTACCCCAAAAGCGAACCCATATTGAGTGTTTGGCAGATTTTCTTAGCACCGGTAAGGCGGGGTTGCAATTCAAATGCCATTTTCAAAACCGTCCGTGCCTCCGGGAATCGATCAATCTCAACGTAGAACTCCGCAATTTTTTTGTACATCCATGCCGTCTCGCGTTTCGAGAGTTCCAATTCACGGATTTTCGTCAATGGAATTGGGTGCGTTTGGTCGTAACCCTCAACACTGAAATGGTAGAGGTAGATGAACTTGAGACGGTCTTTGACCTCTCGGGTAAAGTGTCTGAAACAGGGACGCTTTGCTTCGGCAGACAACAGGGATTCATACATTAGCATCGCCTGCTCAATTTTGTAGGATCGATCTTGGTCGCCATTAGAAAACCCAAGTTTCTGGTATGCTTCGGCGACAAGAAATTCGCAATCCCGACTTTCTTCGTAGCTCAGGAAGTCGTCAATGCGCAACGCCTTCCCGATCTCCTGAGAGTGGTGCTGCAGTTGCTCATACATGGAAACGCCGGTTTCATAATTGTGATGGAGCAACGCTTGCAACAGCAATTCCAACTTGGCATAGGTTTGATTGAGTCTATTCAACCTGTCGAGATAGACTTCATGGGACTTCTGCTGACGCTCGATCGTCTGTAACGTCCGATCATAGTCCAATTTCCGTTTTCTGTCCTGGAGCGTGTTATAGGCATTACAGACTTCGCGGAACATTTTTTCCGCAAAGGCGGGACGCTCTGGGTTTTTATCGGGATGGTAGCGTTTTGCGAGTTTCCGATAGGCTTTCTTTATTTCGCGAGCGGTAGCATCCCGCTCGACCTCTAAGATTTGATAGTAATTTGGAATCTGCATTATGGACACGACATTTTTAATAGATACAGTATTATCATTCCACATATCTCAAAATTTGTCAAGGTTTTTTAATCATTCGCCAAGCGTTAGATCAAACGCTTGGTTCCCTAACAGCTCTCGCCCCAGGGTCGCCTGCGCCATTGTTGCAGGCTGCTGTCTTAGGAAATAAAACGCAACCGTAAGCCCGTAATGGAGGGATTTTTGCAATGTAATACTAAGGAGGGAAATGTAATACAAGGAACGGATTTAGTCTATTCCCAGAATAAATCCAGTATTTCTTCAGATTTAAGAAACATGACTTGAGAAACGAAAACGGAAGGGAATCCGCAAGGTAAAATAAAAAATGTTCTACAACACCTCACGTAAAAAGCGCGCAGTGTGGGATGCTTGGACCGACGCGACATCCTCTGGCGTGCCCATCGCAACGACTTCTCCGCCACCTTTACTGCCTTCCGGTCCCAAGTCGATGATCCAGTCTGCGGACTTGATAACGTCGATGTTATGCTCTACAGCGATAATCGTGTTGCCAGCATCGACGAGTCGGTTCAGCACCTTGAGGAGTTTCTGGATGTCGTCAAAATGGAGTCCTGTCGTCGGTTCGTCCATGATATAGAGCGTCGAACCCGTTTGACGACGCGCTAATTCCTTCGCAAGTTTAACGCGCTGCGCCTCACCACCGGAGAGGGTCGTCGCTGATTGCCCCAATTCTATATAACCGAGTCCGACATCCGTTAACATCTGAAGCGTCCGGCAGATGCGCGGACTTTCACTGAAGAATGCAAGTGCCTCATCTACCGTCATATTTAAGACTTCAGCGATATTCTTCCCGTTGTAACGGATTTCAAGTGTCTCCATACTATAGCCGGTGCTATTACACGTCTCACACGGCATCCATACATCAGGTAGGAAATGCATCTCGACGCGATTGAAACGGTGCCCCTCACAGACATGACACTGCCCCGCCGCGAGGTTGAAACTAAACATGCCCATACTATACCCCCGTTGCTTTGCATCGTGTTGTTCAGCGAAGAGTTCACGGATTTTCGTGAAGAGGTCCGTATAGGTCGCAGGATTCGAGCGCGGCGTTTCCCCAATCGCCTTCTGATCTACATTAATGAGACGTTTGATATGGCTAACCCCGCGGATACGTTCATACTCCGGCAGCCCATAGTCGTTATATATCGGTTCTCGATGCCCATCGCTCATATAATGGGTATAACGCCGGTCATTCGGGTCCCCCGTTTTGATAGAACTACGACTTTCAAGGGCAGGTTTTAGAGTCCCTTCAACGAGCGAACTCTTTCCACACCCTGAAACCCCGGTTACACAGGTGAGCGTTCCGAGCGGAATCTTGACATCAATGTCTTTGAGATTATTCGTTTTCGCTCCAGATATTGTTAACTGTTTGCCTGTGCCTTCACGCCGAGTTTTTGGAACAGGAATTTCCACTTCATCGGAAAGATAGGCTTGCGTCAAGGATTTGGCGGATGATGGTCCATCAACAGGTCGCGATTCGGAGGATACGCCCCCTACAGAGGAGTCCCCGTTAGTGAAGGTATCCGGTGTGCCGATAGCAACAATCTCACCCCCGCCTTTACCCGCTTGGGGACCGAAATCAATCACATGATCAGCGGCTAATATCGTCTCTCGATCGTGTTCAACCACGAGGACACTATTGCCGATATCGCGAAGTTCCTTGAGCGCCGCAATCAGGCGTTCTTGATCGCGTGGGTGTAAACCGATACTCGGTTCGTCGAGAATATAAGTTACCCCCGTGAGCCCGCTACCGAGTTGACTCGCGAGTTGAATTCTACGCATTTCACCACCCGAAAGCGTCGGTGCCCCGCGATCTAACGCCAGATAACCGAGACCAATATCTTCCAAGAACCGGAGCCGTGTCCGTATTTGGCGTAGGACTTCAGCCTCAAATTCAGGTGACGTATGAATGTGAAGTGACGGATGTGTCGCCCTTGAGGTCGACACGCCTGCTGCAATCAGCAGATCGCTCCTATCCGTCTCCACATCATCTGCAACACTCCTCGCTTCGATTCGATTTAACCGTGTGTCAAAGAACTCAATAATTTCGGTAATTGACAGTGCCATCAACTCAGAGACGGTTACATTCTCAAACCTGACACAACTTGGAAAGGGTTTCAGTCGTGTCCCGTGGCACTGGTTGCACGCATCATACGGTGGGTGCATGTTCCTTCCACGACCATCACAGAAATCGCACGCCCCTATCTTGTTGTTAAAGGAGAAGTGGCGTGGTGTCAATTGCCCGAAATTGTTGCCACAAGAACGGCACATCGCATGTTCGCTCAGGAAATGTCGTCCCGTTGTTTGTCCGCGTTCCCTTTTCTCGATGAGCACGAATCCACCACTTTGAAGGAGTGCTAACTCTACCGCCTCCGTAAAACGGCTTTTTTCTTCCTCTACGAGTTCGACGCGGTCGATAACGATAAAGATCTCATGGTGAATCCCCCTACTCAACTTCGGCGTTTCATCAAGTCGGTGAATTTCGCCGTCAATTTGAACGCGCACAAATCCTGCTCTTTGCAATCGACGAAACACATCAGCGTACTCCTCGTTCCCTTTCAAACCGAACGCCGATTCACCCGCATCGACATCAACAATTTTACCCCGTGAAACACCTTCTTGACCTTCCGGAAGCAACAAGAAATTCGTAAGCGGTGCGAGGACATCCACCCGCTGTTCGCGGAGGATATCAAAAACCTGTTCTGTTATTTCTTCCGCTGTCTGCGGCTGGACCTCCACTTGGCAATCAGGACAGTACGGTTTGCCCCATCGGGCGTAAAGTGTGCGGAGTCCATCGTGTATCTCCGTAATCGTCGCGACAGTGGATCTTGGGTTCTGCCCAGCATTGGCGTGCGAAATAGCGATTGCTGGCGAGAGTCCTTCAATTTTTGAGACTTTGGGTTTTTCCATCTGCCCTATAAACTGACGCGCGTAAGTGCTGAGTGTTTCGATATAGCGGCGCTGTCCTTCGGCATAAACGGTATCAAGTGCGAGCGAGGTCTTACCGGAACCGCTCACGCCGGTCAATGCCGTCATCTTTCGGTGCGGAATGTCGATGTCAATATTCTTGAGATTGTTTTCTGTAGCACCCCGCACAGCAATATTTTTAAGCTTTCCTTGCGGTTCGGTCAGGTGAATTGGGAGTTTCACGTCCCGCTCCGTATATCCGCCCTCTGTACGGGCGAGGTCACCTCGCCCCTGCGCGTTACGGGCTACGATTTCGTCGGAACCTGCAATTATACCTTCCGGTTCATTCGAGTCGGAAGAAGAGCAGATATCGAATTCCCCCCGGAGTGCCCGACCGGTATAAGATTCAGGCACCTCTGTGATCTGTTCAGGTGTCCCCACAGCGACGATAGTGCCACCCCCAACGCCGCCCTCCGGCCCCAAATCAATGAGGTAATCCGCGGAGTTGACGACTTCCAAATTATGCTCAACAACGACAACCGTGTTGCCGTCGTCTACGAGTCGATGCAGTATCGTCAACAGTTTATTTACATCGTCAAAGTGCAAACCGGTTGTAGGTTCATCGAGGATATAAAGCGTTTTACCCGTACCGCGTTTGGAGAGTTCCCGCGAGAGTTTGATACGTTGGGCTTCACCCCCTGAAAGCGTCGGCGCGGGTTGTCCGAGTTTAATGTAATCCAATCCTACATCGTGGAGCAGTTTCAACCCCCTCGCAACCTTCGGAATATCGGCGAAATGTGTAAGGGCGGTCTCAATATCCATCTCAAGGACCTCAGAGATGTTTTTTCCCTTGTATTTAACCGCCAAGGTCTCACTGTTGAAGCGTTTTCCCTCGCACACCTCACACTCCACCCAGACATCAGAGAGCAGTCCCATATCAACTTTTTTCGCCCCGTTGCCGTTACACGCTTCACATCTACCCCCAGTGACGTTGAAACTGAACCGTCCGGGTTTATAGCCGCGCAATTTCGCCTCGGGCAACCCCGCATAGAGCGCGCGAATACTGTCGAACACTTTGGTGTAGGTCGCTGCATTGGAACGCGGTGTGCGCCCAATAGGTGCCAT from Candidatus Poribacteria bacterium carries:
- a CDS encoding phytanoyl-CoA dioxygenase family protein, which produces METTNGKLADKYRKNGFLTGIRISDEDEATRHRQAYNALEAEVGTEKCEIGLVDWHFDYQFIWELATHPKIVEVIESLIGPDVMLLATHFFCKYGPRDKFVAWHQDVTYWGLEPPDAITAWYAIDDSDTGNGCMQVIPGSHQRGIKEHGTSEQAGNLLSINQEIPVTEAEAETAVDLVLKAGEMSIHHGQMIHGSLPNHSTRRRCGLTIRYIDPSVRQAEENSLKRPWKPILLRGEDRYQNFTTVPNPF
- a CDS encoding J domain-containing protein gives rise to the protein MWNDNTVSIKNVVSIMQIPNYYQILEVERDATAREIKKAYRKLAKRYHPDKNPERPAFAEKMFREVCNAYNTLQDRKRKLDYDRTLQTIERQQKSHEVYLDRLNRLNQTYAKLELLLQALLHHNYETGVSMYEQLQHHSQEIGKALRIDDFLSYEESRDCEFLVAEAYQKLGFSNGDQDRSYKIEQAMLMYESLLSAEAKRPCFRHFTREVKDRLKFIYLYHFSVEGYDQTHPIPLTKIRELELSKRETAWMYKKIAEFYVEIDRFPEARTVLKMAFELQPRLTGAKKICQTLNMGSLLG
- the uvrA gene encoding excinuclease ABC subunit UvrA; its protein translation is MTEEAIRVQGAREHNLRNIDIQLPKDKLIVFTGVSGSGKSSMAIDTVYAEGQRRYIESLSAYARQFLGQLGKPDVDEIAGLSPSIAIDQGSTGHNPRSTVATVTEVYDYLRVLYARVGQFHCPECGREVGSQTAADIVQALIDYPERTRLIILAPILRGSRGAHNRELEDLRKAGFARVRIDGEIYELRPGLTLNPNQRHDLDVVIDRIVIKAGVEPRVAQAVHAALMRGDGSLLVHVVPTEGEGSPFVSEDNDLLFSEDYTCAHCRISFVKPEPRHFSFNNPDGMCENCRGLGVEMGILPRLIVLDDTLSIMQGAISLWGPLNTRRTGKEKVIAEALARHLGFDVETPWKDLTPEQQHAILYGTGDDILTITTPSTGGHRGGKQRRQYRARFHGIIPTEEQKYRFEGDDETDEDTFPDYFVKMSCRTCEGTRLNPWVKAVTIGDTSITDVLEMSIQDATQFFNELELPERETFIASELLKEIRGRLGFLMDVGLGYLTLARPAPTLSGGEAQRIRLASQVGAGLRDVTYVLDEPSIGLHPRDHAGLLMTLLNLRNQGNTVIVVEHDEATMLVADWIVDFGPGAGIKGGEITDIGTPTQFMEESNTLTAQYLRGDKVIIQPESRRPTGERWVQVFNARQNNLRSISPKIPLGTLCCVTGVSGSGKSSLIHDILYSALARDLMKAKTVPGDYDDIRGIIEGKDVPVSEVIDKIINIDMAPIGRTPRSNAATYTKVFDSIRALYAGLPEAKLRGYKPGRFSFNVTGGRCEACNGNGAKKVDMGLLSDVWVECEVCEGKRFNSETLAVKYKGKNISEVLEMDIETALTHFADIPKVARGLKLLHDVGLDYIKLGQPAPTLSGGEAQRIKLSRELSKRGTGKTLYILDEPTTGLHFDDVNKLLTILHRLVDDGNTVVVVEHNLEVVNSADYLIDLGPEGGVGGGTIVAVGTPEQITEVPESYTGRALRGEFDICSSSDSNEPEGIIAGSDEIVARNAQGRGDLARTEGGYTERDVKLPIHLTEPQGKLKNIAVRGATENNLKNIDIDIPHRKMTALTGVSGSGKTSLALDTVYAEGQRRYIETLSTYARQFIGQMEKPKVSKIEGLSPAIAISHANAGQNPRSTVATITEIHDGLRTLYARWGKPYCPDCQVEVQPQTAEEITEQVFDILREQRVDVLAPLTNFLLLPEGQEGVSRGKIVDVDAGESAFGLKGNEEYADVFRRLQRAGFVRVQIDGEIHRLDETPKLSRGIHHEIFIVIDRVELVEEEKSRFTEAVELALLQSGGFVLIEKRERGQTTGRHFLSEHAMCRSCGNNFGQLTPRHFSFNNKIGACDFCDGRGRNMHPPYDACNQCHGTRLKPFPSCVRFENVTVSELMALSITEIIEFFDTRLNRIEARSVADDVETDRSDLLIAAGVSTSRATHPSLHIHTSPEFEAEVLRQIRTRLRFLEDIGLGYLALDRGAPTLSGGEMRRIQLASQLGSGLTGVTYILDEPSIGLHPRDQERLIAALKELRDIGNSVLVVEHDRETILAADHVIDFGPQAGKGGGEIVAIGTPDTFTNGDSSVGGVSSESRPVDGPSSAKSLTQAYLSDEVEIPVPKTRREGTGKQLTISGAKTNNLKDIDVKIPLGTLTCVTGVSGCGKSSLVEGTLKPALESRSSIKTGDPNDRRYTHYMSDGHREPIYNDYGLPEYERIRGVSHIKRLINVDQKAIGETPRSNPATYTDLFTKIRELFAEQHDAKQRGYSMGMFSFNLAAGQCHVCEGHRFNRVEMHFLPDVWMPCETCNSTGYSMETLEIRYNGKNIAEVLNMTVDEALAFFSESPRICRTLQMLTDVGLGYIELGQSATTLSGGEAQRVKLAKELARRQTGSTLYIMDEPTTGLHFDDIQKLLKVLNRLVDAGNTIIAVEHNIDVIKSADWIIDLGPEGSKGGGEVVAMGTPEDVASVQASHTARFLREVL
- a CDS encoding creatininase family protein; amino-acid sequence: MQKEVRWERMFPDQLEAAFNECPAVYFTYGLCEPHGPQNTVGLDALKAHAIACRAARTHGGIVAPPDYWHIHEHGMYANWAYRSVGEVRSWLTAMPAWQHFKNVCYHVRAADALGFHAAIFLTGHYGPNWQDLKTLLSLIQPHFAMRLYGLPDFEANTPGFDHQGDGGDHAGRVETSLLWALEPDCVDMSRMPATDAQGPHFAMGANAFESDRRIGERMVNDEVEWLGGKVQELLTAYEQLGITERQPVTFEEVEQIWTETVSPALKTFETMKTPEESPPEDSQWFRQCKLPEMS